In Nostoc sp. UHCC 0926, a single genomic region encodes these proteins:
- a CDS encoding AAA family ATPase, with protein sequence MPKNNIGRGNNPKSHGNHRLGDEKPVLKQVNLLPGHWEIIKRIGNGNSSRGVRTLLDGKKPVKNKTLTLICGLPGTGKSTLAEKLHGLAIAVDDYPGLYVDGIYQSQLQKESHQWCLNTVEAWMEDGVEISVHNTNTRNIYRKPYIELADKYGYAVHLITTQAVILPNGEKAISTHNVPAEVIESMRLGWEEFNQIPKTGMTPADVAVQMVNLQRPGAIIFDMDKTIKRPKQGRAFPNSPFDFEFLPEFKQWADGDDNDEIELYIASNQRGIAGEQKTEEFLHNEVELLSESLKKIGLDFNAMYFAPNRNTPDCLIYEDGTWLESPDYNLVFDKPNTGIFQDIIYENPNKVYWIVGDGHTDNATEDWQFAQNCQKLNPDLDVRYVPIELVNLYWTLIKYNE encoded by the coding sequence ATGCCAAAAAACAATATTGGACGTGGTAATAATCCAAAGTCTCACGGCAACCACAGACTTGGTGACGAAAAGCCAGTCCTTAAACAAGTAAATCTACTTCCAGGTCACTGGGAAATTATCAAAAGAATTGGGAATGGGAATTCTTCTAGGGGAGTGCGAACTCTTCTGGATGGGAAAAAGCCAGTAAAAAACAAAACTCTAACACTGATTTGTGGGTTGCCTGGAACTGGTAAAAGTACATTAGCTGAAAAACTACATGGTTTAGCGATCGCAGTTGACGATTATCCAGGGTTGTATGTAGACGGTATTTACCAGTCCCAACTACAAAAAGAATCGCATCAATGGTGTCTTAATACGGTAGAAGCTTGGATGGAGGATGGAGTTGAAATCAGCGTCCATAACACCAACACCCGCAATATTTACCGCAAGCCGTATATTGAATTAGCAGACAAGTATGGCTATGCAGTTCATCTAATTACCACTCAGGCAGTAATATTGCCCAATGGTGAAAAAGCTATATCAACGCATAATGTCCCCGCAGAGGTGATTGAATCTATGCGGTTGGGATGGGAGGAATTTAACCAGATTCCCAAAACGGGAATGACTCCTGCTGACGTTGCTGTACAAATGGTTAATCTGCAACGCCCAGGTGCAATCATCTTTGATATGGATAAAACTATCAAACGACCAAAGCAAGGACGTGCCTTTCCTAACTCTCCTTTCGATTTTGAATTTCTGCCAGAATTTAAACAATGGGCTGATGGAGATGATAACGATGAAATTGAGTTGTATATTGCATCCAATCAGCGTGGGATTGCAGGTGAGCAAAAAACTGAGGAATTTTTGCATAACGAAGTTGAGCTTTTAAGTGAGTCTCTCAAGAAAATTGGCTTGGATTTTAACGCTATGTACTTTGCTCCTAACCGCAATACACCCGATTGTCTAATCTATGAAGATGGCACTTGGCTAGAAAGCCCCGATTACAACTTAGTTTTCGATAAACCCAATACTGGAATATTCCAGGATATTATTTATGAAAACCCAAATAAAGTTTATTGGATTGTTGGAGACGGGCATACTGACAATGCCACTGAGGATTGGCAGTTTGCTCAGAATTGCCAAAAACTAAATCCTGATCTTGATGTGCGCTATGTGCCGATTGAATTGGTTAATCTTTACTGGACTTTAATAAAATATAATGAGTAA
- a CDS encoding glycosyl hydrolase family 8: MWHFPRVAAIASLIGLSACVSSYWAAKPKTPDDRTPVVNVPTEGSSQNLTGLLADLPESTPNRELLAQSWDNYRQRFIQSDGRVIDYEASDRSTSEGQAYALLRAVLINDPATFARTLNWSENNLQRQAGGKGTDSLWAWKWGRKKDGNWGIIDTNFASDGDIDAITALILASRRWNRPEYLELAKLKLQDLWNLSTISEPQGKRYLLPGPVAAFVPNASTFYLNPSYFAPYAFRIFAQVDPQHDWLSLVDSSYQVLENSAKLSSVGLPSDWVALNTKTGQCQTLPASSTLKSLYGFDAYRVWWRLSLDAAWFNSPQAQRYLATSTQHLQKLWSKQSSLPARIDLQGKALVDYEATSQYAMLYAAMQLVEPAIAQELLVKKILPEYKQGIWGDQSAYYTQNLAWLGLLPPKTIPQRLLK, encoded by the coding sequence ATGTGGCACTTCCCAAGAGTGGCAGCTATTGCCAGCCTGATTGGTTTATCTGCCTGTGTCTCTAGTTACTGGGCAGCAAAACCCAAAACACCGGATGATCGAACTCCGGTAGTAAACGTCCCCACTGAAGGTAGTAGTCAAAATCTGACTGGATTGTTAGCTGATCTTCCTGAATCCACCCCCAACCGGGAATTACTAGCTCAAAGCTGGGATAACTACCGCCAAAGATTTATTCAGTCAGACGGACGGGTGATTGATTACGAAGCAAGCGATCGCTCTACTAGTGAAGGTCAAGCCTATGCTTTGCTACGAGCAGTACTGATTAATGATCCGGCGACTTTTGCCCGGACTTTAAACTGGTCAGAAAATAACCTCCAGCGCCAAGCGGGTGGTAAAGGCACAGATAGTTTGTGGGCTTGGAAATGGGGACGAAAGAAAGATGGTAACTGGGGTATCATCGACACCAACTTTGCCAGTGATGGAGATATAGATGCGATTACTGCCCTAATTTTGGCATCACGGCGTTGGAATCGACCCGAATACTTGGAACTGGCAAAACTTAAACTGCAAGATTTATGGAACCTGTCCACGATCTCAGAACCACAAGGTAAGCGCTACCTGTTACCAGGACCTGTGGCTGCATTTGTCCCGAATGCATCTACCTTTTACCTGAATCCCTCTTATTTTGCTCCTTATGCTTTTCGGATCTTTGCACAAGTTGACCCCCAACATGATTGGTTGAGTTTGGTAGACAGCAGCTATCAAGTGTTAGAAAATTCGGCAAAGCTTTCTAGCGTGGGTTTACCCAGTGACTGGGTAGCTTTAAATACCAAAACAGGACAATGCCAAACCCTCCCAGCATCTAGCACTCTTAAGAGTTTGTATGGCTTTGATGCCTATCGAGTCTGGTGGCGTTTGTCGTTGGATGCTGCCTGGTTCAACTCACCCCAAGCGCAACGCTATCTAGCGACATCCACTCAGCACCTGCAAAAACTGTGGAGTAAACAATCGAGTCTACCAGCACGCATTGATCTCCAAGGGAAAGCATTAGTAGATTACGAAGCTACATCCCAATACGCTATGTTGTATGCTGCCATGCAGTTGGTGGAACCAGCAATAGCTCAAGAACTGCTTGTGAAAAAAATACTGCCTGAATACAAACAGGGAATTTGGGGAGACCAATCTGCTTATTATACCCAGAATTTGGCTTGGTTAGGATTGCTACCTCCAAAGACAATTCCCCAGCGACTGCTTAAATGA
- the bcsA gene encoding UDP-forming cellulose synthase catalytic subunit, with protein sequence MSFPDTSPRKSRDRQRFKLSSWLIDITPRFFDRTLQRVGVKHFKWFILLLLLLSVPLIVTPIEVWQQGLVAVFLVLLGQLVIHAEFQEDSSEISQYYHLFLLWLSMVTTLRYLYYRTSYTLNFDGWLNSIACLLLFAAELYAILTLVLAYFQTLKIQERQPVNLTTIPVEEWYKVDIYIPTYNEDVEIVRKTAVAALACDYAPNKKQVYVLDDGRPEKYKENDPRREQFSARREQLRQMCQELGCIHMTRDNNDHAKAGNINAAFYKTGGDLVLILDCDHIPSRQILLHTMGFFFDPKVSFVQTPHWFYNPDPFERNLVTKGRIPAGNELFYKVLQKGNDFWNAAFFCGSAALIRKSHALEVGGIAVETVTEDCHTALRLHSLGYKSVYYDKIMVAGLAPETFSSYVGQQVRWARGMAQILRLENPVFNPKLNLTVAQRICYFSATSHFLYGYPRLIYAIAPPLFLLFGINSVQGLGLETLAYALPHILLSLFTNYIIYKNVRFSFWNEIFEFAMAFQAGWVTMLALFNPKLGSFNVTDKGTSITKRTFDWESMRGLLVVTGLVVSSLLAVPYWLLLRPEDWQAVLVNTMWSIFNLVLLIAALLVGFEQPQVRSAHRLQRRLPILITSNSQTIMGKTVNISETGALISLETWPNLLDEVEVEVMGDYTASASLTAQIVRVSPINDTETLLAVDFVKLNKAQRDALTLVLYSDVQEWYSQKGQYVDRPIASLGFLATSLTRALHDIKQTSRKKVRKQVNSNSQLYWDGNFFFGVATELGTTGLRLEIEDKKAVSSHKMLGQQDLHTMRTVKPLVGLLLNEDGDNLSSNRFVAEIYVVEEEVNGKIAIELIFPEKFKERQDTKIRQLLQVL encoded by the coding sequence ATGTCTTTCCCAGATACATCGCCTCGGAAATCACGCGATCGCCAGCGCTTCAAATTGAGCAGTTGGCTGATTGATATTACTCCCCGATTTTTTGACCGCACTCTCCAAAGGGTGGGTGTGAAACACTTTAAATGGTTTATCCTGCTGCTATTGTTGCTCTCAGTGCCACTGATTGTTACTCCAATAGAAGTTTGGCAGCAGGGATTGGTAGCAGTGTTTCTTGTGCTACTTGGTCAACTGGTCATACACGCAGAGTTTCAAGAGGACTCTTCTGAAATCAGCCAGTATTATCACCTATTTCTGCTGTGGCTGAGTATGGTAACAACGCTGCGTTATTTATACTACCGCACCAGCTATACCCTCAACTTTGATGGTTGGCTCAACAGCATCGCTTGCCTATTATTGTTCGCAGCTGAACTTTATGCCATCCTCACTTTAGTACTGGCGTACTTTCAAACCCTGAAAATTCAAGAACGCCAACCAGTTAATCTCACAACCATTCCTGTTGAGGAATGGTACAAAGTTGATATCTACATTCCCACTTACAACGAAGATGTGGAGATTGTTCGTAAGACTGCCGTGGCAGCCTTGGCCTGTGATTATGCTCCTAATAAAAAACAGGTTTATGTCCTTGATGATGGTCGTCCTGAAAAGTATAAAGAGAACGACCCACGTCGAGAACAGTTTAGCGCCAGACGGGAACAGCTACGGCAAATGTGCCAAGAACTCGGCTGTATACACATGACGCGAGACAATAACGACCATGCTAAGGCGGGTAATATTAATGCTGCCTTTTACAAAACTGGCGGCGATTTAGTGTTGATTTTGGACTGCGACCACATCCCATCACGGCAAATTCTCCTGCATACAATGGGTTTTTTCTTCGATCCCAAAGTATCGTTTGTCCAAACTCCCCACTGGTTCTATAACCCCGACCCGTTCGAGCGTAATTTGGTCACCAAAGGTAGAATACCCGCAGGTAATGAACTGTTTTATAAGGTATTGCAAAAAGGTAACGATTTTTGGAATGCCGCCTTTTTCTGCGGTTCTGCTGCATTAATCCGCAAATCCCACGCTTTAGAAGTTGGGGGAATTGCGGTGGAAACAGTGACGGAAGATTGCCACACTGCCTTGCGATTGCATTCGCTGGGTTACAAATCTGTCTATTACGACAAAATTATGGTGGCTGGTTTAGCACCAGAAACGTTTTCTTCTTATGTAGGGCAACAAGTGCGTTGGGCAAGGGGGATGGCGCAGATTCTGCGATTGGAAAACCCCGTTTTTAATCCAAAGCTGAACCTGACAGTTGCCCAGAGGATTTGTTATTTCAGTGCAACTTCACACTTTTTGTATGGCTATCCCCGTCTAATATATGCGATCGCTCCCCCGCTATTTTTATTATTTGGCATTAACTCTGTCCAAGGTTTGGGTTTAGAAACTCTAGCCTACGCCCTACCCCATATTCTCCTCTCGCTTTTTACTAACTACATCATTTACAAAAACGTCCGGTTCTCGTTCTGGAACGAAATTTTTGAATTTGCGATGGCTTTCCAGGCTGGGTGGGTGACCATGTTAGCACTATTTAATCCCAAGCTGGGTTCATTTAACGTTACCGACAAAGGAACGTCTATAACCAAACGCACCTTTGATTGGGAATCGATGCGTGGTCTTTTAGTGGTAACAGGACTTGTAGTCTCTTCCTTGCTGGCTGTTCCCTATTGGCTGCTGCTACGTCCTGAAGATTGGCAAGCAGTCTTAGTTAACACCATGTGGTCTATTTTTAACCTGGTTTTACTGATAGCTGCTTTGTTGGTTGGCTTTGAACAACCGCAAGTACGTTCTGCCCACCGTTTACAGCGTCGTCTCCCCATCTTAATTACCAGTAACAGTCAAACAATCATGGGCAAAACGGTGAATATCTCGGAAACTGGGGCATTAATTTCCTTAGAAACCTGGCCCAATTTACTGGATGAAGTGGAAGTTGAGGTGATGGGAGATTATACTGCTAGCGCTTCCCTAACGGCGCAGATTGTCCGAGTCTCCCCTATTAATGATACAGAAACGCTTTTAGCAGTTGATTTTGTGAAGCTCAACAAGGCCCAACGCGATGCTTTAACTCTAGTTTTGTATTCTGATGTGCAGGAGTGGTATTCTCAAAAAGGGCAGTATGTAGACCGACCCATAGCTTCCCTTGGATTCCTAGCTACGAGTCTGACTCGCGCCTTGCATGACATCAAACAAACTAGCCGTAAAAAGGTACGCAAGCAGGTAAATAGCAATAGCCAACTCTACTGGGATGGTAACTTCTTTTTTGGAGTAGCCACAGAACTAGGAACAACAGGTTTGCGCTTGGAAATAGAGGATAAAAAAGCCGTGTCTTCTCATAAAATGCTAGGACAACAGGATTTGCACACGATGCGAACTGTTAAACCATTAGTTGGTTTACTGTTGAATGAGGATGGGGATAACCTCTCATCTAACCGATTCGTTGCCGAAATTTATGTAGTAGAAGAAGAGGTAAATGGCAAGATTGCGATCGAGTTAATTTTTCCAGAAAAATTCAAAGAACGCCAAGACACCAAAATTAGACAACTGTTGCAGGTTCTGTAG
- a CDS encoding Crp/Fnr family transcriptional regulator, whose translation MLTEVFSELFPLMSTANPQTLEWLLNVAIEHEYPSGRAVVMEDAWGNAVYFVVSGWVKVRRTVGEDSVALAIFGRGDFFGEMAILDESPRSTDVIALSPVKLLSISRERFIQILFKDPQLHHRMLQLMVRRLRQINLRLQMRSSPPAVKLAHTLVTLGENYGQESDSGREIFNIPFKDLAEVTEIGVEETTKIMEKLHEKGWINIDSANNTTYLVNFKQLMNLAGKV comes from the coding sequence ATGCTAACTGAGGTTTTTAGTGAACTTTTCCCCTTAATGAGTACAGCCAATCCACAGACTTTGGAATGGCTGCTCAACGTTGCAATTGAACATGAATACCCATCTGGGCGAGCTGTTGTGATGGAAGATGCCTGGGGTAACGCCGTTTACTTCGTGGTTTCTGGTTGGGTCAAAGTCCGGCGTACCGTTGGGGAAGATTCAGTAGCTCTGGCAATTTTTGGCCGTGGCGATTTTTTTGGAGAAATGGCAATTTTGGATGAATCTCCACGCTCAACCGATGTCATTGCCCTTTCACCCGTGAAGTTGCTTAGTATCTCCAGAGAGCGTTTTATTCAAATATTGTTTAAAGACCCGCAGTTACATCACCGCATGTTGCAACTGATGGTGCGGCGATTGCGGCAAATTAACCTGCGCTTACAAATGCGGTCTTCACCACCAGCGGTCAAACTCGCCCATACCCTAGTGACTTTAGGCGAAAACTATGGTCAGGAATCAGACTCAGGAAGAGAAATTTTTAACATTCCCTTTAAAGATTTAGCAGAGGTGACAGAAATCGGTGTTGAAGAAACCACCAAAATCATGGAAAAGCTGCATGAAAAAGGGTGGATTAACATTGACAGCGCCAACAACACCACTTATCTTGTGAACTTCAAACAGTTGATGAACTTGGCTGGCAAAGTGTGA
- a CDS encoding cellulose biosynthesis cyclic di-GMP-binding regulatory protein BcsB, with translation MKQLFHLSQISKKAIIVSSCFFLFPSSLFSAQAQTKGDLQQQVTLLAQATTSENSSKADLKAPNAKNLATYILEFNRSPIVGNRMRLRGVYSEGRLAFTRPRGWKLDRGKVQALIRFQHSPALYANRSNLTVLVNGTSIGSVPLNRKESQVGQVLFNIPPKLIQDYNELILVAQQNNTLECSDPSSPDLWTEILPDSKLILNYERQPTPLNFNHYPYPFFDELGLETNQIAYLQPSQVNQSWLTAAARLQAALGRIADFRPIQTSLVSDVASVKANDRLVIIGTPNEQPSLNTWKNLPLKIISNQIIDRDNNPVPDETGVLMITKTEKSGVPVLIATGNSTKAVEKATQFLSQPDLRKIGTGQVVFVNTLKEGMTPGLRQWPRYLPEQNSFKLGDIKTQVNGEPFSDVTVRGMGAPPIEVDFRALPDDRFVRGSSMNLVYSYGPQVNPRTSAIEVLLDGVFIGGARLDSESGETHKNLKVNLPENLVKPNSKLQVFFRMNPREPFDKQNCLQPPDQQLTGTVHSDTSFDLKREISTQLPDLNLLKFGFPFAAPQDLSQTAIVVPQIPSKTDVLTLLAFSERLGRLSQADAVKLEVYTPDALPTKVRKNDHLVGIGTREEFPFPEVFNSSGFNLSQAFSRSSAYAVVQTPQDTQGMIKQIISPWNSDRVVLALTSQTETGLERVRQVLNQDPWFFQLKKDTVLISSDQKDPVSYDADAYQLQFFQSAPNTRRWENTSLLSKASRFLQENWLLLPVGILSVSLILYGIVQLYLKRLTADKK, from the coding sequence ATGAAGCAGTTGTTTCATCTTTCCCAAATTAGTAAAAAAGCAATTATTGTTAGTTCGTGCTTTTTTTTGTTTCCTAGTTCATTATTCAGCGCTCAAGCTCAAACCAAAGGCGATCTGCAACAGCAAGTAACTTTATTAGCTCAAGCAACGACATCAGAAAATAGTAGTAAAGCAGACTTAAAAGCTCCTAATGCCAAGAACCTGGCAACTTACATCCTAGAATTTAATCGTAGTCCGATTGTGGGCAACCGGATGCGCTTGCGCGGGGTTTACTCAGAAGGTCGTCTTGCCTTTACTCGTCCTCGTGGCTGGAAACTAGATCGGGGTAAGGTACAAGCTTTAATCCGTTTTCAACACTCACCAGCACTGTATGCCAATCGCTCTAACCTGACTGTGCTAGTCAATGGCACCAGTATCGGTAGCGTACCACTTAACCGCAAAGAGTCCCAAGTAGGTCAAGTACTGTTCAATATCCCACCAAAGCTGATTCAAGACTATAACGAACTCATATTGGTGGCACAGCAGAATAACACCCTCGAATGTAGTGACCCTAGTAGCCCCGACTTATGGACAGAGATTCTGCCAGATTCCAAATTAATCTTGAACTATGAACGGCAGCCGACTCCCCTGAATTTCAACCATTATCCTTATCCTTTCTTTGACGAACTCGGCTTAGAAACTAATCAAATTGCTTACTTGCAACCGAGTCAAGTTAATCAATCCTGGTTGACAGCAGCAGCTCGCTTACAAGCGGCATTGGGGAGAATCGCAGATTTTCGCCCGATTCAGACAAGCTTGGTGTCTGATGTTGCAAGTGTGAAGGCAAACGATCGCTTGGTAATCATTGGTACTCCAAATGAGCAACCATCTCTAAATACTTGGAAGAATTTGCCCCTGAAAATCATCAGTAATCAAATTATTGATCGTGATAATAACCCTGTACCAGATGAAACAGGGGTGTTAATGATCACTAAAACTGAAAAGAGCGGGGTTCCAGTTTTAATTGCCACTGGCAACAGCACAAAAGCTGTGGAAAAGGCAACCCAATTTTTATCACAGCCAGACTTGCGGAAAATAGGGACTGGTCAGGTAGTTTTCGTCAATACCCTCAAAGAAGGTATGACACCAGGACTCCGCCAGTGGCCTCGTTATTTGCCAGAGCAAAATTCTTTTAAACTGGGCGACATCAAAACCCAGGTAAATGGTGAGCCGTTTAGTGATGTGACTGTACGGGGAATGGGAGCACCGCCAATTGAAGTTGATTTTCGTGCTTTACCAGATGATCGGTTTGTTCGGGGTAGTTCCATGAATCTGGTGTACAGCTACGGGCCGCAGGTTAATCCTAGAACTTCTGCGATCGAAGTTTTACTGGATGGAGTTTTCATTGGTGGGGCCCGTCTTGATTCTGAGTCGGGAGAAACTCACAAAAACCTCAAAGTCAATTTGCCGGAAAACTTGGTCAAACCTAACTCGAAACTGCAAGTTTTTTTCCGGATGAATCCTAGAGAACCGTTTGACAAACAGAACTGTCTTCAGCCACCAGATCAACAACTTACAGGGACAGTGCATTCTGATACTAGCTTCGACCTGAAGCGGGAAATCTCTACACAACTACCAGACTTGAACCTGCTGAAATTCGGTTTTCCCTTTGCTGCACCACAGGATTTGTCCCAGACGGCGATTGTAGTGCCACAAATCCCCTCGAAGACAGATGTTTTAACCTTGTTAGCCTTTAGCGAACGCTTAGGAAGGCTCAGTCAAGCAGATGCCGTCAAACTAGAAGTTTACACGCCGGATGCCTTGCCGACAAAAGTCCGCAAAAATGACCATTTGGTAGGAATTGGAACGCGAGAAGAGTTTCCTTTTCCGGAAGTGTTTAATTCCAGTGGCTTTAACTTGAGTCAGGCATTTTCCCGCTCTTCTGCCTATGCTGTGGTTCAGACCCCACAGGACACACAAGGCATGATTAAGCAAATTATCTCTCCTTGGAACAGCGATCGCGTCGTTTTGGCTTTAACATCTCAAACTGAAACTGGTTTAGAGCGAGTGCGACAAGTCCTCAATCAAGATCCGTGGTTCTTCCAACTCAAAAAGGATACGGTGCTAATTAGTAGCGATCAAAAAGACCCAGTTTCCTACGATGCTGATGCCTATCAACTACAGTTTTTCCAAAGCGCCCCGAACACTCGTCGTTGGGAAAATACCAGTCTCCTCAGCAAGGCATCACGCTTTTTACAAGAAAATTGGCTATTGCTACCTGTAGGCATTTTGAGTGTCTCTCTAATTCTTTACGGCATTGTTCAGTTGTATCTCAAGCGGCTAACTGCTGACAAAAAGTAG
- a CDS encoding tetratricopeptide repeat protein has translation MSQNNIDKRQKAKAKKTKYDSLFICSFFLFTYLLTVPPLGSITPAQAQNLSASAQKGFALLKKGWINDAITAFQQALKSQPQSSPVRLGLAIAYRKAGRIPEAWTAYQQVLAVDPNNQLALKTVGLLATYRSEWNLKGIEALTTLLELNPNDSESRGYRALLYSYQGRLTESLADYEIALNNNPTPEAVVGAAQTYSYSGDFPKALELFNRYRSTGKAITGYAAVAYGRTLRETGNPGGAVQVLEAQLQRSNKLDSMGIETRKELAVAYLVNQQQAQALAVLDVLQGRPDAILPLARSLNEIRKYTNNPTLTQQVFNLYRQALQTDPNPSPKLLREVADVFSGFPEGRQTALQLYQRVALEFPNDQSLLVQQLALENQLGLLGKNDLRQRLATVIQSLPSDRVQLQQLANALVNIDLPDPEFLPVYQNLLQMGVNVPFLNFRVAQMYVQRQDLNGARVALAAYTATPAGAKDLAPQLLAAEIERREGSLEASAQRYQAVLASKPNSSDIINAALGGLAGVRLQQKHFDEAVTVYDQLIARNPQNLSIQLGRASIAYQAKRISQPEAEAVLNNWLATQPATNTPPELYSLLEALPADPQREALYSYLLETDPTSIPLQLRLLQVIAKRNPAQAQARMKQLIARIPNTPNSSQLQAELARSVGDLNLASSTYENILAQQPDNIDALAALGGIRFEQRRFESAQEIYAQVLAQKPEDKDARRALAGLNAILDQPLTALAQLERLQLETAAEGGTDSDASGQIQQIQTDFLLRRGFQPPWQDYQRRNRN, from the coding sequence ATGAGTCAAAACAATATAGATAAAAGGCAAAAGGCAAAAGCTAAAAAAACTAAATATGATTCTCTTTTTATTTGTTCATTTTTCCTTTTTACTTACTTATTAACTGTGCCGCCCTTGGGCAGCATTACCCCTGCTCAAGCACAGAACTTATCAGCATCGGCACAAAAAGGTTTTGCATTATTAAAAAAAGGCTGGATTAATGATGCGATCACAGCCTTCCAGCAAGCCCTCAAAAGTCAACCACAATCTTCACCAGTTAGGTTAGGACTAGCGATCGCTTATCGCAAGGCCGGACGTATTCCTGAAGCTTGGACTGCTTATCAACAAGTTCTGGCGGTAGACCCTAACAACCAACTAGCTTTAAAGACAGTTGGTCTACTGGCTACTTATCGTTCTGAGTGGAACTTAAAAGGAATTGAGGCTCTAACAACTTTATTAGAGTTAAATCCTAATGACTCAGAAAGTCGTGGTTACCGTGCTCTACTCTACTCCTATCAAGGACGATTAACCGAGTCCCTAGCAGACTACGAAATTGCGCTGAACAATAACCCCACACCAGAGGCAGTCGTTGGTGCGGCTCAAACCTATAGTTACAGTGGGGATTTTCCGAAAGCACTGGAGTTATTTAACCGCTATCGCTCCACTGGCAAAGCCATTACAGGGTATGCAGCAGTAGCCTACGGTCGCACCTTACGAGAAACAGGCAATCCTGGAGGAGCAGTACAGGTGTTAGAAGCACAATTACAGCGCTCCAATAAACTTGACTCAATGGGGATTGAAACTCGTAAAGAACTGGCTGTAGCATACCTTGTTAATCAACAACAAGCCCAAGCGTTGGCAGTCTTAGATGTATTACAGGGAAGACCAGATGCGATTTTGCCCTTAGCGCGATCGCTCAATGAAATTCGCAAGTACACCAATAACCCCACCCTCACCCAGCAAGTTTTTAATCTCTATCGTCAAGCCCTCCAAACCGATCCCAACCCTTCCCCCAAACTACTGCGGGAAGTCGCTGATGTCTTTAGTGGGTTTCCTGAAGGACGACAAACAGCGCTGCAATTGTATCAACGGGTGGCGTTAGAATTTCCCAACGATCAAAGTTTGCTGGTGCAGCAATTAGCTTTGGAAAATCAGTTAGGTTTACTCGGTAAAAATGACTTGAGACAGCGTTTGGCGACTGTAATCCAATCATTGCCGAGCGATCGCGTGCAGTTGCAACAGCTAGCTAATGCCTTAGTGAACATTGATCTTCCCGATCCGGAATTTTTACCTGTGTACCAAAATCTTTTACAAATGGGGGTTAACGTACCGTTTTTGAATTTCCGGGTGGCACAAATGTATGTGCAGCGCCAAGACTTGAATGGCGCAAGGGTTGCCTTGGCAGCTTACACAGCTACCCCCGCAGGTGCTAAAGACCTCGCACCCCAGTTGCTAGCAGCAGAAATTGAGCGTCGTGAGGGTAGTCTGGAAGCTAGTGCCCAGCGTTACCAAGCTGTGCTTGCTAGCAAGCCAAATAGTAGCGATATTATTAATGCTGCTTTGGGCGGACTGGCTGGAGTGCGACTGCAACAAAAGCATTTTGATGAGGCGGTGACAGTTTATGACCAATTGATAGCTCGCAATCCTCAAAATTTGTCGATTCAACTAGGGCGTGCTAGTATCGCCTATCAAGCCAAGCGAATCTCCCAACCAGAAGCAGAGGCAGTTCTCAACAATTGGTTAGCTACACAACCTGCAACCAATACTCCTCCAGAACTATATAGTTTGTTAGAAGCGCTACCTGCTGATCCACAAAGAGAAGCTTTATATAGTTACCTACTAGAAACTGACCCTACTTCCATACCACTACAACTGCGCTTGTTACAAGTGATAGCAAAACGTAATCCAGCCCAAGCACAAGCACGGATGAAGCAGTTGATTGCTCGCATTCCCAACACTCCTAACTCATCCCAGTTGCAGGCAGAGTTGGCTCGATCTGTAGGTGATTTGAATTTGGCTAGCAGTACCTATGAGAATATTTTGGCGCAGCAACCAGATAACATCGATGCCCTAGCGGCTTTGGGCGGAATTCGCTTTGAACAGCGCCGCTTTGAATCGGCACAGGAGATTTATGCTCAAGTGTTGGCACAAAAACCGGAAGACAAAGACGCACGCCGCGCCCTGGCTGGATTGAATGCGATTTTAGATCAGCCTTTGACAGCATTAGCACAGCTAGAACGATTGCAACTAGAAACAGCCGCTGAAGGAGGAACCGATAGTGATGCATCTGGGCAAATACAGCAAATCCAAACAGACTTTTTGCTCCGACGAGGATTTCAACCCCCTTGGCAAGACTATCAACGTCGAAACAGGAATTAG
- a CDS encoding RNA-guided endonuclease InsQ/TnpB family protein, giving the protein MVNSYDLIVFENLNIKGLARTRQALSILDVAWGGFLQIMQAVAVKRGKYTRDVDPRGTSINCSSCGERVEKTLVEREHSCSCGLVIDRDWNSALNILKRGSVGLPISGCGGLDISQPMKQQVSFVNLRCSR; this is encoded by the coding sequence TTGGTTAATTCCTATGACTTAATTGTTTTTGAAAACCTGAACATTAAAGGGCTAGCTAGAACACGGCAAGCTTTGTCGATACTAGATGTTGCCTGGGGCGGATTCCTCCAGATCATGCAAGCAGTAGCGGTAAAACGCGGCAAGTATACACGGGATGTTGACCCTAGAGGCACGAGTATTAATTGTTCGAGTTGTGGTGAAAGGGTTGAAAAAACCCTTGTGGAACGCGAGCACAGTTGTTCTTGTGGATTGGTCATTGACCGAGATTGGAACAGCGCACTGAATATTTTAAAGCGTGGGTCGGTTGGACTACCGATCTCTGGGTGTGGAGGCTTAGACATTAGTCAGCCTATGAAGCAGCAAGTCTCATTTGTAAATCTGAGATGCTCCCGCTAA